The stretch of DNA ACATCGGCACCGTGACTTGCATGACAAGGGATCGCGCGGCTGCCGCCGGTTTGGAAAACAATAGGATAAGGGCCATGCTAAAAAGAATAACGGCAACGCCGATGAGCACCCCCGTGATCCATTCGGTGGTTTTGGGGCGCGTTTTGCTATGGACATAACCGGCAAAGATACCGCCAATAATGGTTGCTAACCCGCAGGGGACGGCAGTAAATCCCCCCAGCGAAATTCGATGCAAGCCGCTAATTAGCCCCGTAGCCGTACCGACCAGCGGTCCGCCCAGCAGTCCGGCTACGATGCTGCCGGTATCGCGTACATTGGCAATAGCCCCTTCAATAGGAATCCCAAAGTATGTCCCGGCGATCGATACGGTAGAAAAAAACAAAATAAGAATGCATTTTTCCCGCGGGGTAGTGTTTTCGGTAAACATCAGCCGAAAGGCGTTGGTCTGGGAGAAAATATAGGCAACGACGGCAATGATGGCAATGCGCTGTGACAAGACCATTGATAAGCTGTCAGTCATGGCAGTCACTCCTCTGCCAGCAAATTGCTAATTTCCTCCATTATTGACGTAGTAAGGCGATCGACATCCTCTTTATCGGCCCGGCCTTTTGCCACCTGCAGCGGCTTGCCGAACCGCACCTCAAACCGGGGCAGCCATTGTCCTTGCCGCAACACTTTATTCGTGCCCACAACAGCGCAAGGCACAATAGGAGCGCCTGTTTTGAGAGCAAGCATCGCTACTCCCGGCTCGGCGGCGCCCAGTTTACCCGTCCGGCTCCTGGTTCCTTCCGGGAAAACGCCAAGTACACCGCCTGCTTCCAGTATGGCTACTGCCGTGCGTATAGCGGTGCGGTCAGCAGCGCCGCGGCGCACCGGAAAAGCGCCAAGTTTGGCAATTATCCAGTTAAACACCGGGATCGCAAACAGCTCTTCCTTCGCCATAAAAGAGATCCGGCGATCCATGGCGCAGCCAATCACGGGCGGATCCCACAGGCTAACATGGTTGGCGGCAATAATAACACCGCCTTCCCTGGGAATATTCGCTGTTCCCGTCACCTTCCACCGAAAAACGAGGCGAAAAAACAACCTCAGCAGCCAACGCAAAAAACTATACAAATTTTCTCCGCTCCTCGCACAATTTCAAAATTTCCTGTACGACCCCTTCAATGCTAAGTCCAGTAGTATCAATCAGTACCGCGTCCGGCGCTTTGATCAGCGGCGCCGTTTCCCGTTCGCAGTCCATCCGGTCGCGGCAAGCAATTTCTTCTTTTAGCTCTTCGAGATCAATAGCAATGCCTTTGCTAGTGAGCTCCTGCCACCGCCTTTTGGCCCGTTCTTCAATCGACGCCGTGAGAAAAACCTTGATGTCAGCATTAGGTAAAACCTGTGTGCCAATATCCCGGCCATCCATAACTACTCCCCCCCGCGCCGCCATTTGCCGCTGCAACTTAAGCATAGCCTGGCGCACGGCGGGAATTAGGGCCACATGCGACACCATCCGCGAAACCTCCGGCATTCGGATAGCCTCGGAGACATCTTCCCCGTTAAGATACACCCGCGTTTTTCCCTTCTCATACGCAAGCGTGATCTCACTTTCCCGGGCCAGACGGCTGACGGCCTCAACGTCACAAACAGAAATATTCTTTCGCAGAACAAATAGTGTTACTGCCCGGTACATAGCTCCGGTATCAATATAAGTATATTCAAGACGCTCGGCCACAATCTGCGCGACGGTACTCTTGCCCGCTCCTGCCGGGCCATCAATGGCAATAACTAATTTCCGCATATGTTCCTCCAGTGTTTGATTGGTATGTCGCTATGTTGGCCGCTAAATATTTCGTCCTACTGCTTGGGCAATGTCGGCCACTTCCTGCATAAGCTGGCTAAAATTTGCCGGCGTAAGCGACTGGGGGCCATCAGATAAAGCTTCTTCCGGCCAGGGGTGCACTTCAATCAGTAGTCCATCTGGCCCCCGCCGCAACAGCGGCTTTAGCCATCGGCCCAACAAGACGCCACTTTCCTGTTCCATGGCTCGGATCAACAATAATAGGGAGATGGCTTAAATGTTTAATCAGCGGTACGACACTCAAATCCAGGGTATTACGGGTGTAGGTCTCAAAACTGCGAATGCCCCGTTCACAGAGAACCACTGCTTCATTGCCCCCGGCGATAATATATTCGGCGGCCATAAGCCATTCCTCTACCGTTGCTGAAACGCCCCGTTTTAACAATACCGGCTTCTTTACCTGGGCCACTTCTTTAAGCAGGGCGAAGTTTTGCATATTGCGGGCGCCAATTTGTAGCATGTCTGCATAGTTAGCTACCAGTTCTACCGTCCTGGTATCCGTCACTTCCGTAATAACCGGCAAGCCTGTTTCGCGCCCCACGGCATGGAGAATTTCCAACCCTTCCTGTTCAAGTCCCTGAAAACTATATGGTGAAGTGCGTGGTTTGTAAGCTCCGCCGCGTAACATCCGGGCGCCCGCTTGCTTTACAGCAGTAGCGGTCTGGCGAAGCTGCTCATAGCTCTCCACCGCGCAAGGGCCGGCAATCACGGGAATTTCTTTTGCGCCAAAAATCGTATCCTTAACTGTCACTTGCGTGTCTTCCCGCCGAAATTCGCGACTGGCTAATTTAAAAGGTGTTGAAATAACGATCACCTTTTCAACCCCTGGCATGCGTTCGAATAATTCTGCATTTTCAGCGGGAGCGTGGCCTGTAACGGCAATAATGGTTTTCCCGCCGCTTTTTAGCTGATAAGCTTCCATTCCCCTTTGCGCAAGTTTAGCCATGACCCGATCAATTTGCATATCGGTAGGTATGTTCATCATGATAATCATTGTTTCATTGTCCTCCGAGACTTGTATAGATATATTCCTGTCGGAACGCTAAATTCCTCCATCCTAAAGATCAAACACGCACAGATTAAGGTTTAAATTTTACTTTACCGACCGGCAAGTATGTGCGAACACCTTCTAATACGATGCCATCTATAGGAGAAATGAGGTCGCTGCTCGGAACATTGACAACAAACCGTACTTGTTCATTTACTTCGCTAACATCAATCTCCACATAATCGCCTTCATAGACCGTGACTTTAACATCACCGCGCCGAAAATCCCCTACCCGCTCCCCGTTCACGATAACAAAAGCACCATCAACCGTGGCTGGTTTTAGCATGCGAATCACTAATACTTTACTCTCCCGTAAAGAACGAATACGATCAGTAACCACCGATTTTTCGGCCACCATCAACGGATCAGCGGCATAAAGGGGTATTTGACCGGAAATAGTTTCACCCTCGTAGCGATC from Thermosinus carboxydivorans Nor1 encodes:
- a CDS encoding lysophospholipid acyltransferase family protein is translated as MYSFLRWLLRLFFRLVFRWKVTGTANIPREGGVIIAANHVSLWDPPVIGCAMDRRISFMAKEELFAIPVFNWIIAKLGAFPVRRGAADRTAIRTAVAILEAGGVLGVFPEGTRSRTGKLGAAEPGVAMLALKTGAPIVPCAVVGTNKVLRQGQWLPRFEVRFGKPLQVAKGRADKEDVDRLTTSIMEEISNLLAEE
- the cmk gene encoding (d)CMP kinase — protein: MRKLVIAIDGPAGAGKSTVAQIVAERLEYTYIDTGAMYRAVTLFVLRKNISVCDVEAVSRLARESEITLAYEKGKTRVYLNGEDVSEAIRMPEVSRMVSHVALIPAVRQAMLKLQRQMAARGGVVMDGRDIGTQVLPNADIKVFLTASIEERAKRRWQELTSKGIAIDLEELKEEIACRDRMDCERETAPLIKAPDAVLIDTTGLSIEGVVQEILKLCEERRKFV